One Rhodoferax ferrireducens T118 DNA segment encodes these proteins:
- a CDS encoding YihY/virulence factor BrkB family protein, with product MKPFGRQAAQILRHPGAFAIRTLKGFRANQGLLLAGAVAYYALLSIVPMLILTVIALSHFVDQAALLQTLGRYLEWLVPGQSGVIIAELANFLLHRDVLSWVLLVSMLFFSSLAFTVLENAMSVIFHHRVAIRRRHFLISAVIPYAYILSLGLGLLLVTLVAGSLQAIGQERVEFLWRSWSLGGVSGALLYLLGLAGEIFVLTSVYLVMPVGRPSLFHALLGAVAAALMWELSRHALVWYFTTLSQIGTVYGSLTTAIAVLLSLELAATLLLLGAQVISEYERLALELLDAAPEPFTTRSP from the coding sequence ATGAAACCCTTTGGTCGACAAGCTGCGCAAATTCTCAGGCACCCCGGGGCATTCGCCATCCGCACGCTGAAGGGATTTCGCGCCAACCAGGGCCTGCTGCTGGCCGGGGCAGTCGCGTACTACGCCTTGCTGTCGATTGTGCCGATGCTCATCCTCACGGTGATAGCGCTGTCGCACTTTGTCGATCAGGCGGCGCTGCTGCAGACCCTGGGCCGGTACCTCGAATGGCTGGTGCCCGGACAGTCCGGGGTGATCATTGCCGAACTCGCGAACTTCCTGCTGCACCGCGATGTGCTCAGCTGGGTGTTGCTGGTCAGCATGCTGTTCTTCAGTTCGCTCGCCTTCACGGTGCTGGAGAACGCCATGTCGGTGATCTTTCATCACCGTGTGGCGATACGCCGGCGCCACTTCCTGATCTCGGCCGTGATTCCCTATGCCTACATTCTGTCGCTCGGGCTTGGACTCTTGCTGGTGACGCTGGTGGCGGGCAGCCTGCAGGCGATAGGCCAGGAGCGGGTGGAGTTTTTGTGGCGCAGCTGGTCACTCGGGGGCGTGTCCGGCGCGCTGCTGTACCTGCTTGGCTTGGCGGGGGAGATCTTTGTGCTCACGTCGGTGTACCTGGTGATGCCGGTCGGCCGGCCGTCCTTGTTCCACGCCCTGCTGGGCGCGGTCGCAGCGGCTTTGATGTGGGAACTCTCACGCCATGCACTCGTGTGGTATTTCACGACGCTGTCCCAGATTGGCACTGTCTACGGTTCGCTGACCACCGCGATCGCGGTTTTGTTGAGTCTTGAGCTGGCGGCGACGCTGCTGCTGCTGGGTGCGCAGGTGATCTCCGAATACGAGCGCCTCGCGCTTGAGTTGCTCGACGCAGCACCGGAGCCCTTCACGACTCGCTCCCCCTAG
- a CDS encoding ABC transporter ATP-binding protein translates to MSDSIISVEHVFKSVTDSTGTLDILRDIDFALNARETVAIVGASGSGKSTLLSIIAGLDTPSRGTVRLGGQDLFALNEDERAAVRAQKVGFVFQSFQLLGNLTALENVMLPLELAGRRDARQAATDMLARVGLSERLGHYPKVLSGGEQQRVALARAFVVKPALLLADEPTGSLDFATGEKVMELMFDLNRELGTTLVLVTHDRAIASRCARCITIEAGRVMETAFEV, encoded by the coding sequence ATGTCTGATTCAATTATTTCTGTTGAACACGTGTTCAAGTCGGTCACCGATTCCACCGGCACGCTCGACATTTTGCGCGATATTGATTTTGCGTTGAATGCCAGGGAAACAGTCGCCATTGTCGGGGCTTCGGGTTCCGGCAAAAGCACGCTGTTGTCGATCATTGCGGGTTTGGACACACCCAGCCGTGGCACCGTCCGGCTGGGCGGGCAGGACTTGTTCGCCCTCAATGAAGACGAGCGCGCGGCCGTGCGGGCCCAAAAAGTCGGTTTTGTGTTTCAGAGTTTTCAATTGCTGGGCAATCTCACAGCGCTGGAGAACGTGATGCTGCCACTGGAACTGGCTGGCAGGCGCGATGCCCGACAGGCCGCGACCGACATGCTGGCGCGCGTGGGCCTGTCCGAGCGCCTGGGCCATTACCCCAAGGTGCTCAGTGGCGGCGAGCAACAGCGGGTGGCGCTGGCGCGCGCCTTTGTCGTCAAACCGGCGCTGCTGCTGGCCGATGAACCCACCGGCAGCCTGGACTTTGCCACCGGTGAAAAAGTGATGGAGCTGATGTTTGACCTGAACCGCGAACTCGGCACCACGCTGGTGCTGGTCACCCACGACCGCGCCATTGCCTCGCGTTGCGCGCGCTGCATCACGATTGAGGCGGGGCGGGTGATGGAGACGGCGTTTGAGGTTTAA
- a CDS encoding [protein-PII] uridylyltransferase, which produces MTDLQALRSRYRAQKSTILEAIASPGTTTRGVRATLGKLSALADGTLKILWRQAGFTRPFALIAVGGFGRGELFPYSDVDVLVLLPNEHSPANDAQLKTQIEGFIGSCWDAGLEIGSSVRTVAECLEEAARDVTVQTSLLEARLITGSAELFAGFERQFFSAIDPGAFFIAKTLEMRQRHSKFEDTPYALEPNCKESPGGLRDLQVILWVAKAAGYGNDWDALAKSGLATAFEVQQIKHNEAVLRLIRARLHLLARRREDRLVFDLQNAMAQSFGFEAPPDNTDNRAFVRPSEALMKRYYWSAKAVTQLNQILLLNIEERLNPSTQAPQAINARFYDKAGLVEVASDDLYQREPHAILETFLIYQTTPGLKGLSARTLRALYNARDLMNGKFRNDPVNRETFKQIMLQRSGITHAMRLMNQTSVLGRYLWAFRKIVGQMQHDLFHVYTVDQHILMVLRNVRRFFIVEHAHEYPFCSQLAAGWDKPWILYTAALFHDIAKGRGGDHSELGAVEARRFCKQHAFSKEDTQLIEFIVHEHLTMSRVAQKSDLSDPDIVAAFAKRVGNERYLTALYLFTVADIRGTSPKVWNAWKGKLLEDLYRLTLRVLGGHASDPHDEVEARKRDALIMLALHAQPFEAHKRLWETLDVGYFLRHDAADIAWHTRQLSRHVGAGKPIVRARKSPVGEGLQVVVYTPDQPDLFARICGYFDQGGFSILDARVHTANNGYAMDTFQVVTSALPEHYRELTSMVESELSRVLAEAGPLPPPSRGRVSRRVKSFPITPRVTLRPDEKGQRWLLNISASDRVGLLYCVARVLARHKINLQLAKINTLGERVDDTFLIEGPELQHNRAQIEIETELMEALA; this is translated from the coding sequence ATGACCGATCTTCAAGCGCTGCGCAGCCGTTATCGGGCGCAAAAATCCACCATCCTGGAAGCCATTGCCTCACCCGGGACCACCACGCGCGGTGTTCGGGCCACGCTGGGCAAACTCTCTGCGCTGGCCGATGGCACGCTCAAAATATTATGGCGGCAGGCCGGTTTTACCCGCCCGTTTGCCCTGATTGCCGTCGGTGGCTTTGGGCGCGGCGAGCTGTTTCCCTACTCCGATGTCGACGTGCTGGTGCTCTTGCCCAACGAGCATTCACCCGCCAACGACGCTCAACTCAAGACCCAGATCGAAGGTTTTATTGGCAGTTGCTGGGACGCCGGGCTGGAGATCGGCTCGAGCGTACGCACGGTTGCCGAATGCCTGGAGGAAGCCGCCCGCGACGTGACGGTGCAGACCTCGCTGCTCGAAGCCCGGCTGATCACGGGCAGCGCCGAGCTGTTTGCCGGATTTGAACGTCAGTTTTTTTCAGCGATCGACCCCGGCGCTTTTTTTATCGCCAAGACGCTGGAGATGCGCCAGCGCCACAGCAAATTTGAAGACACGCCCTACGCGCTGGAACCCAATTGCAAGGAGTCACCGGGCGGCCTGCGTGATTTGCAGGTCATTCTGTGGGTGGCCAAGGCGGCTGGCTACGGCAACGATTGGGACGCGCTGGCCAAAAGCGGCTTGGCCACCGCTTTTGAAGTCCAACAGATCAAACACAACGAAGCGGTTTTGCGGCTGATCCGGGCGCGCCTGCACTTGCTTGCGCGGCGGCGCGAGGACCGGCTGGTGTTTGATTTGCAAAACGCGATGGCCCAGTCTTTTGGCTTTGAGGCGCCCCCTGACAACACCGACAATCGGGCGTTTGTGCGCCCCAGCGAGGCACTGATGAAGCGCTATTACTGGTCGGCCAAGGCCGTGACCCAGCTCAATCAGATTTTGTTGCTGAACATTGAGGAGCGGCTCAACCCGTCGACCCAAGCGCCGCAAGCCATCAATGCACGCTTTTATGACAAGGCGGGCTTGGTGGAGGTGGCCAGCGACGACTTGTACCAGCGCGAGCCGCACGCCATTCTGGAGACCTTCCTGATTTATCAGACCACGCCCGGCCTGAAAGGACTGTCGGCCCGCACCTTGCGCGCGCTCTACAACGCCCGCGACCTGATGAATGGCAAATTTCGCAACGACCCGGTCAATCGCGAAACCTTCAAACAAATCATGCTGCAACGCAGCGGCATCACCCACGCCATGCGTCTGATGAACCAGACCTCGGTGCTGGGGCGCTACTTGTGGGCGTTTCGCAAAATTGTGGGGCAGATGCAGCATGACTTGTTTCATGTCTACACGGTCGACCAGCACATCTTGATGGTGCTGCGCAATGTGCGGCGCTTCTTTATCGTTGAACACGCCCACGAGTACCCGTTTTGCTCCCAGCTCGCCGCGGGTTGGGACAAGCCCTGGATCCTGTACACGGCGGCGCTGTTTCACGACATCGCCAAAGGCCGCGGCGGCGACCACTCGGAACTGGGCGCCGTCGAGGCACGCCGCTTTTGCAAGCAGCACGCGTTCTCAAAAGAAGACACCCAACTGATCGAGTTCATCGTGCACGAGCACCTGACGATGAGCCGGGTGGCGCAAAAATCCGACCTGAGCGACCCCGACATCGTCGCCGCGTTTGCGAAACGCGTGGGCAATGAGCGCTATCTGACCGCTTTGTACCTGTTTACCGTGGCCGACATTCGCGGCACCTCGCCCAAGGTCTGGAATGCCTGGAAAGGCAAGCTGCTGGAAGACCTGTATCGCCTGACCTTGCGGGTTTTGGGTGGTCACGCCTCCGATCCGCACGATGAAGTGGAAGCCCGCAAGCGCGATGCACTGATCATGCTGGCCTTGCACGCCCAGCCGTTTGAGGCCCACAAACGCCTGTGGGAGACACTGGACGTGGGCTATTTTCTGCGCCACGATGCGGCCGACATTGCCTGGCACACGCGGCAACTCTCGCGCCACGTGGGCGCCGGCAAACCAATCGTGCGGGCGCGCAAATCACCGGTGGGAGAGGGACTGCAGGTGGTGGTCTACACACCGGACCAGCCCGACCTGTTTGCCCGCATCTGCGGCTATTTTGACCAGGGCGGCTTCAGCATTCTGGACGCGCGTGTGCACACGGCCAACAACGGCTACGCCATGGACACGTTTCAAGTGGTCACCTCTGCCCTGCCCGAGCACTATCGCGAGCTGACCAGCATGGTGGAGAGTGAGCTCAGTCGCGTCCTGGCAGAAGCGGGCCCGTTGCCGCCGCCCAGTCGCGGGCGGGTGTCACGCCGGGTGAAAAGCTTCCCGATCACGCCCCGTGTCACCCTGCGCCCGGACGAGAAAGGGCAGCGCTGGCTGCTCAACATCTCCGCCAGTGACCGGGTTGGGCTGCTGTACTGCGTGGCGCGGGTGCTGGCGCGGCACAAAATCAACCTGCAACTGGCAAAGATCAACACGCTGGGGGAACGGGTGGACGACACCTTCCTGATTGAGGGGCCGGAGCTGCAACACAACCGCGCGCAGATCGAGATCGAGACGGAACTGATGGAAGCGCTGGCTTGA
- a CDS encoding arylesterase, whose translation MRLSLYRTDEHRRHFIATGVLAAVAGVSLLSPANGAASAPKTIQARKILVLGDSLSAEYGLKRGSGWVALLEQQLKAEKIPASVINASISGDTTSGGRARLGSLLTQHRPTHVLIELGGNDALRGLPLELTQDNLTFMTQAAQQAGAKVLLIGMQIPPNYGKDYGERFAAMFASVAKARRAALVPFLLKGIAEDDATRLFQADRIHPKEEAHPLMLANVWPELKKIL comes from the coding sequence ATGAGGCTTTCTTTGTATCGAACTGACGAGCATCGGCGACACTTTATCGCCACAGGCGTACTCGCAGCAGTTGCGGGGGTATCACTGTTATCACCGGCCAATGGCGCTGCCTCAGCCCCTAAAACCATCCAAGCCAGAAAAATCCTGGTGTTGGGCGATTCGCTGAGTGCCGAGTATGGCCTCAAACGCGGCAGCGGCTGGGTGGCGCTGCTTGAGCAGCAACTCAAGGCCGAAAAGATTCCGGCCAGCGTGATCAACGCCAGTATCAGCGGCGACACCACATCCGGCGGACGCGCGCGGCTGGGGTCGCTGCTGACCCAGCACCGGCCGACCCATGTGCTGATTGAACTCGGTGGCAATGACGCACTGCGTGGCTTGCCGCTGGAACTCACCCAGGATAACCTGACGTTCATGACGCAGGCGGCGCAACAGGCCGGCGCCAAAGTGCTGCTGATCGGCATGCAGATTCCACCCAACTATGGCAAAGACTATGGCGAACGTTTTGCCGCGATGTTTGCCAGCGTGGCAAAAGCCAGGCGCGCCGCGTTGGTGCCGTTCTTGCTCAAAGGTATTGCCGAAGATGACGCGACCCGCTTGTTTCAGGCCGACCGCATCCACCCCAAGGAAGAGGCCCACCCTCTCATGCTGGCCAATGTGTGGCCGGAATTGAAAAAGATCCTGTAA
- the mnmH gene encoding tRNA 2-selenouridine(34) synthase MnmH has product MSLNILPATEVIARLHEFDTVIDARSPGEFDEDHLPHAVNWPTLNNEERRDIGTLYKQVNAFEAKKRGAAIAARNIAAHIERAVIDKPKDWQPLAYCWRGGQRSGALALILSQIGFRVTLVEGGYKAFRAAVVQDIPRLVSGLDLRVISGTTGSGKTRLLQALSEQGAQVVDLEALARHRSSVLGAIPGQAQPTQKRFDTLVWQALRALDRTRPVFIESESKKVGNVAVPTALIEAMRQSPCLNLVLPDAERVALLMEDYSFFVSDVESFCARLQVLTEFKGKVLVQGWQEQVRAGNIAPVVQALLTQHYDPTYLQSMQRNFLRFSDAKIIAPQDHSMGAMALLAQKIMEEAW; this is encoded by the coding sequence ATGAGCCTGAACATCCTGCCCGCCACCGAGGTCATCGCTCGTTTGCATGAGTTTGACACCGTCATCGACGCCCGCAGCCCCGGCGAGTTCGACGAAGACCACTTGCCGCACGCCGTCAACTGGCCGACTCTCAACAACGAGGAACGCCGCGATATCGGCACCCTGTACAAACAGGTCAACGCCTTTGAAGCCAAAAAACGCGGTGCGGCGATAGCGGCGCGCAATATTGCAGCGCACATTGAACGTGCGGTGATCGACAAACCCAAAGACTGGCAGCCGCTGGCCTACTGTTGGCGCGGTGGCCAACGCAGCGGCGCGCTGGCGCTGATTTTGAGTCAGATTGGTTTTCGGGTCACGCTGGTCGAAGGTGGCTACAAGGCATTTCGGGCCGCTGTGGTGCAGGATATTCCACGGCTGGTCAGTGGCCTGGACTTGCGTGTGATCAGTGGCACCACGGGTTCGGGCAAAACGCGCCTGCTGCAGGCCCTGTCCGAACAAGGGGCGCAGGTGGTGGACCTGGAAGCGCTGGCCCGGCACCGCAGTTCGGTGCTCGGTGCCATTCCGGGACAGGCGCAGCCGACCCAAAAGCGCTTTGACACGCTGGTGTGGCAGGCGTTGCGAGCGCTGGACCGCACGCGACCGGTCTTCATCGAGAGCGAAAGCAAGAAGGTCGGCAATGTGGCCGTGCCGACCGCGCTGATCGAAGCCATGCGCCAAAGCCCCTGCCTCAACCTGGTGCTGCCGGACGCCGAGCGTGTTGCCTTGTTGATGGAAGACTACAGTTTTTTTGTCAGCGACGTCGAGAGCTTTTGCGCGCGTCTGCAGGTATTGACCGAGTTCAAGGGCAAGGTTCTGGTACAGGGCTGGCAGGAGCAGGTGCGCGCTGGCAACATCGCCCCGGTGGTGCAAGCCCTGCTCACGCAGCACTATGACCCGACCTATCTGCAGTCGATGCAGCGCAATTTTTTGCGCTTTTCAGATGCAAAAATAATAGCGCCCCAAGACCATTCGATGGGGGCTATGGCGCTTTTGGCTCAAAAAATAATGGAAGAAGCGTGGTGA
- the map gene encoding type I methionyl aminopeptidase gives MTITYKDAEGIAGMRVAGRLAGELLDYLTPFIKPGVTTNEIDRLAEEHTTQVLGAISAPLNYAPGGHNPYPKSICTSINHQVCHGIPNDKPLKKGDIVNIDVTVIKDGWHGDSSRMFMVGDVSVAAKRLCRLTYEAMWRGIVMVKAGAYLGDIGHAIQTFAEGQGLSVVREFCGHGIGRNFHEEPQILHYGRPGTLEQLQAGMTITIEPMLNVGRKDIKELGDGWTIVTKDHSLSAQWEHTVLVTQTGYEVLTLSAGGPAIPSFVPVPADLSVTK, from the coding sequence ATGACTATTACTTACAAAGACGCCGAGGGCATTGCGGGCATGCGGGTCGCGGGCCGTCTGGCGGGCGAACTGCTGGACTACCTGACTCCGTTCATCAAACCCGGCGTGACCACCAATGAGATTGACCGGCTGGCTGAAGAACACACCACGCAAGTGCTGGGGGCCATTTCCGCGCCGCTGAACTATGCACCCGGCGGCCACAACCCCTACCCCAAATCGATTTGCACCTCGATCAATCACCAGGTCTGCCACGGCATTCCGAACGACAAGCCGCTCAAAAAAGGCGATATCGTCAACATTGACGTCACCGTCATCAAGGACGGCTGGCATGGCGACTCCAGCCGCATGTTCATGGTGGGTGACGTGTCGGTCGCCGCCAAACGGCTTTGCCGTCTAACCTACGAGGCCATGTGGCGCGGCATTGTCATGGTCAAGGCCGGAGCCTATCTGGGCGATATTGGCCACGCCATCCAGACTTTCGCCGAAGGCCAGGGCTTGAGCGTGGTGCGGGAGTTTTGTGGCCACGGCATCGGGCGCAACTTCCACGAAGAACCCCAAATCCTGCACTACGGCCGGCCCGGCACACTGGAGCAGCTCCAAGCCGGCATGACGATCACGATCGAGCCGATGCTGAACGTCGGGCGCAAGGACATCAAGGAGCTCGGCGACGGCTGGACCATTGTCACCAAAGACCACTCGCTGTCAGCGCAGTGGGAACACACGGTGCTGGTCACGCAGACCGGCTACGAGGTCCTGACCCTGTCCGCTGGTGGCCCCGCCATTCCGTCATTTGTACCGGTGCCAGCTGACTTATCAGTCACAAAGTGA
- the purL gene encoding phosphoribosylformylglycinamidine synthase, protein MTLHITPFEGGCALSPFRVQQLLPSLQAIHDKINGVAARFVHLVTSDGEPAQALKDKLAALLTYGEPYGGPGDGALIVVTPRFGTVSPWASKATDIAHNCGLAVRRVERVVEYRVTLRSGLLGKKPTLTEVQLAQIGTLLHDRMTESVMFDRASAYGLFAELPPVPMAHVDVLHGGKAALMAANSQFGLALASDEIDYLVQAFTQLQRNPTDVELMMFAQANSEHCRHKIFNAGFTIDGVVQDMSLFGMIRHTHQTHPQHMLVAYSDNASVMEGSQVERFIAKSASSPREISLSSYQKQSATQHILMKVETHNHPTAISPFPGAATGAGGEIRDEGATGRGSKPKAGLTGFTVSRLWPDACAVSGSFPERSMAYGKPDHIASPLQIMIEGPLGGAAFNNEFGRPNLLGYFREYEQGLSYSVVDAAGLATQQQEQRGYHKPIMIAGGLGVIDATQTHKIEFPAGSLLIQLGGPGMRIGMGGSAASSMATGANAAQLDFDSVQRGNPEIERRAQEVINQCWLLGNGLERAGGQGASPGNPILAIHDVGAGGLSNAFPELTNDAGRGARFDLRAVPLEESGMAPKEIWCNESQERYVLAIAPESLDLFTALCERERCPFAVVGVATDARQLELLDAGNESPVNMPMNVLLGKPPKMHRDVKTVARTFAPVNLTGVDLQKACIDVLASATVASKRFLITIGDRTVGGLSHRDQMVGPWQVPVADCAVTLADFKGFAGEAMSMGERTPLASVNAPASGRMAVAEAITNLLAAPIELPRVKLSANWMAACGEPGEDAALYATVKAVGLELCPALGISIPVGKDSLSMRTQWKDEEGAKKVTSPVSLIVTAFATLPDVRGTLTPQLNATEDTTLLLVDLGRGQNRMGASMLAQTLSQVGDEVPDLDHPQDLVNLVKAVNALRAQGQILAYHDRSDGGLFAAVVEMAFAGHIGVALNVDMLVLEGDGITDSRMDYGDAKNWAGQVSGRREELTLKALFSEELGVVLQVRTAQRNAVMQTLRDHGLSKYSHVIGKTRPVDSTIRDGIGEVQVWRDAKVVFSAKLQDLHQVWDATSWKICQQRDNPACAEAEHASAGDPLDPGLHVKFIQNKALAPVEYAQEATKSVANMASPALMLTRPKVAVLREQGVNSHVEMAYAFTEAGFEAFDVHMTDLQSGRANLADFKGVVACGGFSYGDTLGAGIGWARSITFNPVLAEQFKAFFGRLDTFGLGVCNGCQMFAELADIIPGAQDWPRFTTNQSERFEARLSMVEVLESPSLFFKGMAGSRLPIAVAHGEGFANFKYRGNAARAIAAMRFTDNQGAATEAYPFNPNGSPGGLTAVTTLDGRFTAMMPHPERVFRNIQMSWTDGDLSALSPWMQLWHNARRWVD, encoded by the coding sequence GTGACCCTGCACATCACCCCCTTCGAGGGCGGCTGCGCCCTCAGCCCGTTCCGTGTTCAACAGCTTCTGCCCAGCTTGCAGGCGATTCACGACAAGATCAACGGCGTGGCCGCACGCTTTGTGCATCTGGTCACGTCCGACGGCGAGCCGGCTCAGGCGCTCAAAGACAAGTTGGCGGCTTTGCTGACCTACGGCGAGCCCTATGGGGGACCCGGCGATGGCGCCCTGATCGTGGTGACGCCGCGTTTTGGCACCGTGTCGCCCTGGGCCTCGAAAGCGACCGATATTGCGCACAACTGCGGTTTGGCCGTGCGCCGGGTCGAGCGGGTGGTGGAGTATCGCGTCACTTTGAGAAGCGGCTTGCTGGGCAAGAAGCCGACTTTGACCGAAGTGCAACTGGCGCAGATCGGCACCCTGCTGCACGACCGCATGACCGAGAGCGTGATGTTTGACCGCGCCAGTGCCTACGGTCTGTTCGCCGAGCTGCCACCCGTACCGATGGCGCATGTGGACGTGCTGCACGGTGGCAAAGCGGCGCTGATGGCTGCCAACAGCCAGTTTGGCCTGGCGCTGGCGTCGGATGAAATCGACTACCTGGTGCAGGCCTTCACCCAATTGCAGCGCAACCCGACCGACGTGGAGCTGATGATGTTTGCGCAGGCCAACAGCGAGCACTGCCGGCACAAAATCTTCAACGCCGGGTTCACGATCGATGGCGTGGTGCAAGACATGAGCCTGTTCGGCATGATCCGCCACACGCATCAAACCCATCCGCAGCACATGCTGGTGGCGTACTCGGACAACGCCTCGGTCATGGAAGGCTCCCAGGTCGAGCGGTTTATAGCAAAATCAGCCTCTAGCCCCCGTGAAATAAGCCTGAGCAGCTATCAAAAGCAAAGTGCGACCCAACACATCCTGATGAAGGTGGAAACCCACAACCACCCGACCGCCATCTCCCCCTTCCCCGGTGCCGCCACCGGGGCCGGCGGCGAGATTCGCGACGAAGGCGCCACTGGGCGCGGCTCCAAACCCAAGGCAGGCTTGACCGGCTTCACCGTGTCCAGACTCTGGCCCGATGCTTGCGCCGTTTCCGGCTCTTTTCCCGAACGGTCCATGGCTTATGGCAAACCGGACCACATTGCCAGCCCCTTGCAGATCATGATCGAAGGCCCGCTGGGTGGCGCGGCTTTCAACAACGAATTTGGCCGGCCCAACTTGCTGGGTTACTTCCGCGAGTACGAGCAGGGTTTGAGTTACTCGGTGGTCGATGCCGCTGGCCTTGCAACGCAGCAGCAAGAGCAGCGCGGCTACCACAAGCCGATCATGATCGCCGGCGGCCTGGGCGTGATCGATGCCACGCAGACACACAAGATCGAGTTCCCGGCGGGCAGTTTGCTGATCCAGCTCGGTGGCCCCGGCATGCGTATTGGCATGGGCGGCAGCGCCGCCAGTTCGATGGCGACCGGCGCGAATGCGGCGCAACTTGACTTTGACTCGGTGCAGCGCGGCAACCCCGAGATCGAGCGCCGGGCGCAGGAGGTTATCAACCAGTGCTGGCTGCTGGGCAATGGCCTTGAGCGTGCAGGCGGGCAGGGCGCAAGCCCTGGCAACCCCATTCTGGCGATCCACGACGTGGGCGCGGGTGGTTTGAGCAACGCCTTCCCTGAGCTCACCAACGACGCCGGGCGCGGTGCCCGCTTCGACCTGCGCGCCGTGCCACTGGAAGAATCCGGCATGGCGCCGAAAGAAATCTGGTGCAACGAGAGCCAGGAGCGCTACGTGCTGGCCATTGCGCCCGAGTCGCTGGACCTGTTCACCGCCCTGTGCGAGCGCGAGCGCTGCCCGTTTGCCGTGGTGGGGGTCGCGACTGACGCGCGCCAACTGGAACTGCTTGATGCGGGCAACGAGTCGCCGGTGAACATGCCGATGAACGTGCTGCTGGGCAAGCCGCCCAAGATGCACCGCGACGTCAAAACGGTGGCGCGCACCTTTGCACCCGTCAACCTGACCGGTGTCGATCTGCAAAAAGCCTGCATCGACGTGCTGGCTAGTGCGACCGTGGCGTCCAAGCGTTTTCTGATCACCATCGGCGACCGCACCGTGGGCGGTTTGAGCCACCGCGACCAGATGGTCGGACCGTGGCAGGTGCCGGTGGCCGATTGCGCCGTGACGCTGGCGGATTTCAAAGGCTTTGCCGGTGAGGCCATGAGCATGGGCGAGCGCACGCCGCTGGCGAGCGTCAATGCGCCAGCCAGCGGGCGCATGGCCGTGGCCGAGGCCATCACCAATTTGCTGGCGGCGCCGATTGAACTGCCCCGCGTCAAGCTGTCGGCCAACTGGATGGCCGCCTGTGGTGAGCCGGGCGAGGATGCCGCGCTTTACGCGACGGTGAAAGCCGTCGGACTGGAACTGTGCCCCGCTCTGGGTATTTCCATCCCAGTCGGGAAAGATTCACTTTCCATGCGCACGCAGTGGAAAGACGAGGAGGGCGCCAAAAAAGTGACCTCCCCCGTGTCCCTGATCGTGACCGCCTTTGCCACCCTGCCTGACGTGCGCGGCACCTTGACGCCACAACTGAACGCGACAGAGGACACGACGCTGCTGCTGGTCGACCTGGGCCGGGGCCAAAACCGCATGGGTGCCAGCATGTTGGCGCAAACGCTGAGCCAGGTGGGCGACGAAGTGCCGGATCTGGATCACCCGCAAGACCTGGTCAACCTGGTCAAGGCCGTGAACGCCTTGCGCGCGCAAGGCCAGATTTTGGCCTACCACGACCGCAGCGACGGCGGCCTGTTTGCTGCGGTGGTGGAGATGGCGTTCGCCGGCCACATCGGTGTTGCGCTCAACGTGGACATGCTGGTGTTGGAGGGCGACGGCATCACGGACAGCCGCATGGACTATGGCGACGCCAAAAACTGGGCCGGCCAGGTCAGTGGTCGGCGCGAAGAGCTCACGCTCAAAGCCCTGTTCAGCGAAGAGCTGGGTGTCGTACTGCAAGTGCGCACCGCGCAGCGCAACGCGGTCATGCAGACCCTGCGCGACCATGGCTTAAGCAAATACAGCCATGTCATCGGCAAGACCCGCCCGGTCGACTCGACCATTCGGGACGGCATCGGCGAGGTGCAGGTCTGGCGCGACGCCAAAGTGGTGTTCAGCGCCAAATTGCAGGACCTGCACCAGGTCTGGGATGCCACCAGCTGGAAGATCTGCCAGCAACGCGACAACCCGGCCTGTGCCGAAGCCGAGCACGCCAGCGCCGGTGACCCGCTGGACCCGGGGCTGCACGTCAAATTTATACAAAACAAGGCTCTAGCCCCCGTCGAATATGCGCAAGAAGCTACTAAATCAGTAGCAAATATGGCAAGCCCCGCGCTCATGCTGACGCGCCCCAAAGTGGCCGTGCTGCGCGAACAGGGCGTCAACTCGCACGTCGAGATGGCCTACGCCTTCACCGAGGCCGGTTTTGAAGCCTTTGATGTGCACATGACCGACCTGCAAAGTGGCCGCGCCAACCTGGCCGACTTCAAGGGCGTGGTGGCGTGCGGTGGCTTCTCTTACGGCGACACGCTGGGTGCCGGCATTGGCTGGGCGCGCTCCATCACCTTCAACCCCGTGCTGGCCGAGCAGTTCAAGGCCTTTTTTGGCCGTCTGGATACCTTCGGCCTGGGCGTCTGCAACGGTTGCCAGATGTTCGCCGAGCTGGCCGACATCATTCCCGGCGCGCAGGACTGGCCGCGTTTCACCACCAACCAGAGCGAGCGCTTCGAGGCGCGCCTGAGCATGGTGGAAGTGCTGGAATCCCCGTCGCTGTTCTTCAAAGGCATGGCGGGCAGCCGTTTGCCGATTGCGGTGGCGCACGGCGAGGGTTTTGCCAACTTCAAGTACCGCGGCAACGCGGCACGAGCCATTGCCGCCATGCGGTTTACCGATAACCAGGGTGCCGCGACCGAGGCCTATCCGTTCAACCCGAACGGCAGCCCCGGCGGTTTGACGGCCGTGACGACGCTTGATGGCCGCTTCACCGCGATGATGCCGCACCCGGAGCGCGTGTTTCGCAATATCCAGATGAGCTGGACCGACGGTGACCTGTCTGCGCTCAGCCCGTGGATGCAGTTGTGGCACAACGCCAGAAGGTGGGTGGACTGA